A window of Corallococcus macrosporus DSM 14697 contains these coding sequences:
- a CDS encoding MBL fold metallo-hydrolase, producing MIFRQLFDSESSTYTYLIGDEATRQAVLIDPVLEQAGRDLKLVAELDLTLTHVFDTHVHADHVTASGVLRERTQATVVGGVGGASCANLHVRHGDTVRVGQLVFQVLATPGHTDDSVSYLLGDRVFTGDALLIRGNGRTDFQNGNAGQLYDSLTRVLFALPDSTLVYPGHDYQGRTVTSIAEEKRHNPRVANQSREAFIHIMEHLNLPKPRRLEVAVPANRACGHPTSAPASLDEREKGTRLLQMPQCNPD from the coding sequence ATGATTTTCCGGCAGCTTTTCGATTCCGAGTCCTCGACGTACACCTACCTCATCGGCGATGAGGCCACGCGCCAGGCCGTCCTCATCGACCCCGTGCTGGAGCAGGCCGGCCGCGACCTGAAGCTGGTGGCCGAGCTGGACCTCACCCTCACCCACGTCTTCGACACCCACGTCCACGCCGACCACGTCACGGCGTCGGGCGTGCTGCGCGAGCGCACCCAGGCCACGGTGGTGGGCGGCGTGGGCGGCGCAAGCTGCGCCAACCTCCACGTCCGTCACGGCGACACGGTGCGCGTCGGGCAGCTCGTCTTCCAGGTGCTCGCCACCCCGGGGCACACGGATGACAGTGTCAGCTACCTGCTCGGCGACCGCGTCTTCACCGGGGATGCCCTGCTCATCCGTGGCAACGGCCGCACCGACTTCCAGAACGGGAACGCGGGCCAGCTCTACGACAGCCTCACCCGCGTCCTCTTCGCCCTGCCCGACTCGACCCTCGTCTACCCCGGCCATGACTACCAGGGCCGCACCGTGACGAGCATCGCCGAGGAGAAACGGCACAACCCCCGCGTGGCGAACCAGAGCCGGGAGGCGTTCATCCACATCATGGAGCACCTCAACCTGCCCAAGCCCCGGAGGTTGGAGGTCGCCGTCCCGGCCAACCGCGCCTGTGGGCACCCAACGTCCGCCCCAGCCTCGCTGGACGAGCGCGAAAAGGGCACGAGGCTCCTGCAGA
- a CDS encoding YeeE/YedE family protein, producing MTSSILLPLLGGALIGLSASLLLLANGRVAGISGVVGSLLAPVRGDIAWRVLFFAGLLAGGLLLSWLRPSAFPVPSSPSAGGVWLLVGAGLLVGVGSRLGNGCTSGHGVCGISRGSARSIAATLTFMATGVLTVFVVRHVLA from the coding sequence ATGACCTCCTCCATCCTGCTTCCTCTCCTGGGAGGGGCCCTCATCGGGCTGAGTGCCTCCCTGTTGCTCCTGGCCAACGGCCGGGTCGCCGGCATCAGCGGCGTGGTGGGCTCGCTGCTGGCCCCCGTGCGCGGTGACATCGCCTGGCGCGTACTCTTCTTCGCCGGGCTGCTGGCGGGAGGCCTGCTGCTTTCCTGGCTGCGGCCCAGCGCATTCCCGGTGCCCTCATCCCCGAGCGCTGGAGGCGTCTGGCTGCTGGTGGGGGCCGGGCTGCTGGTGGGGGTCGGCTCGCGGCTGGGCAACGGCTGTACCAGTGGACACGGCGTCTGCGGCATCAGCCGGGGCTCGGCCCGCTCCATCGCCGCGACGCTCACCTTCATGGCCACCGGCGTCCTCACCGTCTTCGTGGTCCGCCACGTCCTCGCGTGA
- a CDS encoding DUF6691 family protein, with product MRSSLSAFLSGVLFALGLGLAGMTDPANVLGFLDLAGDWDYRLAFVMGGAIAVHAALRPLIHRRARPLFAAKFAALPRGRPDAPLLMGSALFGVGWGLAGYCPGPALTALASGAGQVLVFVAAMLVGFSLARVLQAPSRKAFGGAGVLPERR from the coding sequence ATGCGCTCCTCCCTCAGTGCGTTCCTCAGTGGTGTCCTCTTCGCCCTCGGACTGGGGCTCGCCGGCATGACGGACCCGGCCAATGTCCTGGGCTTCCTCGACCTCGCGGGTGACTGGGACTACCGGCTCGCGTTCGTGATGGGCGGCGCCATCGCCGTCCACGCGGCGCTGCGGCCCCTCATCCACCGGCGCGCGCGGCCCCTCTTCGCCGCGAAGTTCGCAGCCCTCCCCAGGGGCAGGCCGGACGCGCCGCTGCTCATGGGCTCGGCCCTCTTCGGTGTGGGCTGGGGACTGGCTGGCTACTGCCCCGGTCCCGCGCTGACCGCGCTGGCGAGCGGTGCCGGCCAGGTCCTCGTCTTCGTGGCCGCCATGCTCGTGGGCTTCTCCCTCGCGCGGGTGCTGCAGGCGCCATCCAGGAAGGCGTTCGGGGGAGCGGGAGTTCTTCCGGAGAGGAGGTGA
- a CDS encoding sigma-70 family RNA polymerase sigma factor: MSKRTDEQLVKAARSGDGEALDEVLTRHEKQVYRFGLRMCGSEEDAMEVLQETLLTAFRGIHAFRGDAALSTWLYQVARTHCFRLRRRRAGAPEDFQPLDMPAATQVVAQEATPDMVSHARQMGEVLQAAILALPEAYREVLILRDVEGLTAEEAARVVGVEVRALKSRLHRARLQMREHLATLMGEGAPGQHPGCPALARELAEFAEEAVDQAACSRLEDHLSRCPRCSEACDALKRTVSLCRRIPGDEVPAPVRAAVRHALVQALPT, encoded by the coding sequence ATGTCGAAGCGAACCGATGAGCAGTTGGTGAAGGCCGCGCGCTCGGGGGATGGCGAGGCCCTGGACGAAGTCCTCACGCGCCATGAGAAGCAGGTGTATCGCTTCGGCCTGCGCATGTGTGGCTCGGAGGAGGATGCCATGGAGGTGCTCCAGGAGACGCTGCTCACGGCGTTCCGGGGCATCCATGCGTTTCGCGGGGACGCGGCGCTGTCCACCTGGTTGTACCAGGTGGCGCGCACGCACTGCTTCCGCTTGAGGCGCCGGCGGGCTGGCGCGCCCGAGGACTTCCAGCCGCTCGACATGCCCGCGGCCACCCAGGTGGTGGCGCAAGAGGCCACGCCCGACATGGTCTCCCACGCGCGGCAGATGGGGGAGGTGTTGCAGGCGGCCATCCTGGCGCTGCCGGAGGCTTATCGCGAGGTGCTCATCCTCCGGGACGTCGAGGGCCTCACGGCCGAGGAGGCGGCCCGCGTGGTGGGCGTCGAGGTGCGGGCGCTCAAGAGCCGGCTGCACCGGGCGCGGCTGCAGATGCGTGAGCACCTGGCCACCCTCATGGGGGAGGGGGCCCCCGGGCAGCATCCGGGCTGTCCGGCGCTGGCGCGGGAGCTGGCGGAGTTCGCCGAGGAGGCCGTGGACCAGGCGGCCTGTTCCCGCCTGGAGGACCACCTGTCACGCTGCCCCCGCTGCAGCGAGGCGTGTGACGCGCTCAAGCGCACCGTGTCCCTGTGCCGGCGCATCCCCGGAGACGAAGTTCCCGCGCCCGTGCGCGCGGCGGTGCGGCATGCGCTGGTGCAAGCGCTGCCCACCTGA
- a CDS encoding GAF domain-containing sensor histidine kinase: MKFLGELDEVSLARTQRCNRRLTDPNRLQAIRDTGLMDTPQEEAFDRLARLAAQLLDVPLTIMSLVDADRQFFKADFGLPSPFRETRQLPIDASLCRYTLEGEPIISSNAPADPFLKFHPSTGPWGIVALIVLPLINPEGHVLGTFCCIQPSVREWTERDHTVMRELTASIMTELNLRDQIRKLKVEQNLRDTFVAALTHDLRTPLAAAKVSVQLLGRRHGELPGVQTSVARVNGSLDRAERMIQNLLDASRIKAGKYVALDLGECDLHALTTQALDELSAVYPGRFSLKAEGAFKMKADPLGLRRIVENLASNAAKYGAPGTPIEVLLEQRGQHMVLQVRNQGAPIAADELQTIFEPFHRARSAAESAAKGWGLGLPLVRGIAEAHGGKASVTSSADEGTCFTVTLPVDATGQQRLTA; this comes from the coding sequence ATGAAATTCCTTGGCGAACTGGACGAGGTCTCGCTCGCGCGGACGCAACGGTGCAACCGCCGCCTCACCGACCCGAACCGGTTGCAGGCCATCCGGGACACCGGGCTGATGGACACGCCCCAGGAGGAGGCTTTTGACCGCCTCGCGCGGCTGGCGGCGCAGCTCCTCGACGTTCCCCTGACCATCATGTCCCTGGTGGACGCGGACCGGCAGTTCTTCAAGGCGGACTTCGGCCTGCCCTCGCCCTTCCGGGAGACCCGGCAGCTCCCGATTGACGCTTCGCTGTGCCGGTACACGCTCGAGGGCGAGCCCATCATCTCGTCGAACGCGCCCGCCGACCCATTCCTGAAGTTCCATCCCTCCACCGGGCCCTGGGGCATCGTCGCGCTCATCGTGCTCCCGTTGATCAACCCGGAGGGGCACGTGCTGGGGACCTTCTGCTGCATCCAGCCCTCGGTGCGCGAGTGGACCGAGCGGGACCACACCGTGATGCGGGAGCTGACGGCGTCCATCATGACGGAGCTCAACCTTCGCGATCAGATTCGGAAGTTGAAGGTCGAGCAGAACCTCCGGGACACCTTCGTCGCGGCGCTCACCCACGACCTCCGCACGCCCCTGGCGGCGGCGAAGGTGAGCGTGCAGTTGCTGGGCAGGCGCCATGGGGAGCTGCCAGGTGTCCAGACCTCCGTGGCCCGGGTGAATGGGAGCCTGGACCGCGCGGAGCGCATGATTCAGAACCTGCTGGACGCAAGCCGCATCAAGGCCGGGAAATACGTCGCGCTGGACCTGGGGGAGTGCGACCTCCACGCGCTCACGACCCAGGCCCTGGACGAGCTGTCAGCCGTCTACCCGGGGCGCTTCAGCTTGAAGGCGGAGGGCGCGTTCAAGATGAAGGCGGACCCGCTCGGGCTGCGCCGCATCGTGGAGAACCTGGCCTCCAACGCGGCGAAGTACGGCGCGCCGGGCACCCCGATTGAGGTCCTGCTCGAGCAACGCGGCCAGCACATGGTGCTCCAGGTGCGCAACCAGGGCGCCCCCATCGCCGCGGACGAGCTGCAGACCATCTTCGAGCCCTTTCACCGCGCGAGGTCCGCGGCGGAGAGCGCCGCGAAGGGCTGGGGGCTCGGCCTGCCCCTGGTGCGAGGCATCGCCGAAGCGCACGGCGGCAAGGCCAGCGTGACGAGCTCCGCCGACGAGGGGACCTGCTTCACCGTCACCCTTCCGGTCGACGCGACGGGTCAGCAGCGGCTCACGGCCTGA
- a CDS encoding Ig-like domain-containing protein: MSYLLPSWLAAPAAALRAGLVMALAASTLGACRDNDPPPNVPPVARDTRVETVEDTPLEVDLPASGNGALTFTIVDAPDHGTLSEISANGSLTYTPGADYHGEDALIFRATNRQGQSAQATVTITITPVNDAPTLSAVANQSISEDSSTGGLAFTLSDVETDPDGLVVTATSSNTALVPNAPENLLFGGSSTSRTLTVVPAANASGSTTITLLVNDGADTTSSTFTVEVTEVNDVPTISTVADQRIPAGGSTGDLAFTVDDVETAADSLTVIATSSNTDLVPNDPANLILGGSGAGRTLSVVPTANASGSTTITLSVGDGADASSTSFTVDVTGPASLYWMTAAGSLWRVDVNGANAIELATGLSGTSSIATDPVNRTLFYSRDSAIVRADSDGANPVTVVANGGYPSGLAVDSTNRKLYWSDFNGSRVMRAELDGSNPTQVVGGIGSPSAVAIDVPNGKAYVITYNNTILVRFNLDGSNLETVASSLGGQGVGLAVDSSGGKVYYSTRGNSIYAANLDGSNVTTLVTNQTTVHGIAIDVTAGRLYWADWLGAALRSANLADGSDIQDVNSGSARNLGLAWMPAP, encoded by the coding sequence ATGTCATATCTGCTCCCAAGCTGGCTCGCAGCGCCAGCCGCCGCATTGCGCGCCGGATTGGTGATGGCACTGGCCGCCAGCACCCTCGGCGCTTGTCGCGACAACGACCCGCCGCCCAACGTGCCGCCGGTGGCCCGCGACACCCGCGTCGAGACGGTGGAAGACACGCCCCTCGAGGTGGACCTGCCGGCCAGCGGCAACGGGGCGCTCACTTTCACCATCGTCGATGCACCGGACCACGGCACGTTGAGTGAAATCAGCGCCAATGGCTCCCTCACCTACACTCCCGGCGCCGACTACCATGGCGAAGACGCGCTCATCTTTCGCGCCACCAACCGCCAGGGCCAGAGCGCCCAGGCCACGGTGACCATCACCATCACCCCCGTGAATGACGCGCCGACGCTCTCCGCGGTGGCAAACCAGTCCATCTCCGAGGACAGCTCGACTGGAGGCCTGGCCTTCACCCTGAGCGACGTGGAGACCGACCCCGATGGCCTCGTGGTCACCGCGACGTCCTCCAACACCGCCCTGGTGCCGAACGCCCCCGAGAACCTCCTCTTTGGAGGCTCCAGCACCAGCCGCACCCTCACGGTGGTTCCCGCCGCCAACGCCAGTGGCTCCACCACCATCACCCTGTTGGTGAATGATGGCGCCGATACCACCTCCAGCACCTTCACGGTGGAGGTCACCGAGGTGAACGACGTTCCCACCATTTCCACGGTGGCCGACCAGCGCATCCCTGCTGGCGGTTCGACCGGCGACCTGGCCTTCACCGTGGACGACGTGGAGACCGCCGCTGACAGCCTCACGGTCATCGCCACGTCGTCCAATACCGACCTGGTGCCCAACGACCCCGCGAACCTCATCCTGGGCGGCTCCGGCGCCGGCCGCACCCTCTCCGTCGTCCCCACCGCCAACGCCAGCGGCTCCACCACCATCACCCTCTCGGTGGGTGATGGCGCGGATGCCAGCTCCACCTCCTTCACGGTGGACGTCACCGGCCCCGCGAGCCTCTACTGGATGACTGCCGCCGGCTCACTGTGGCGGGTTGACGTGAACGGCGCGAATGCCATTGAGCTCGCGACCGGCCTCAGCGGCACATCTTCCATCGCAACCGACCCGGTCAACCGTACCCTCTTCTACTCGCGCGACAGCGCAATCGTTCGAGCGGACAGTGATGGTGCGAACCCGGTCACTGTCGTGGCGAACGGAGGTTACCCCAGCGGGCTGGCGGTCGATTCGACGAACCGCAAGCTGTACTGGTCCGACTTCAACGGAAGCCGGGTCATGCGCGCGGAGCTGGATGGCAGCAATCCCACGCAGGTCGTCGGTGGCATCGGCAGCCCGTCTGCCGTCGCGATCGATGTTCCGAATGGCAAGGCGTATGTCATTACCTATAACAACACCATCCTCGTACGGTTCAATCTGGATGGGAGCAACCTGGAGACCGTCGCTTCAAGCCTGGGCGGACAGGGCGTGGGCCTGGCGGTCGATTCGAGCGGTGGGAAGGTGTACTACTCGACCCGCGGCAACAGCATCTATGCCGCCAATCTGGACGGCTCCAACGTCACCACCCTGGTGACCAACCAGACCACGGTGCATGGGATTGCCATTGATGTCACGGCCGGGCGGCTGTATTGGGCGGATTGGCTGGGGGCCGCGCTTCGGAGCGCCAATCTGGCCGACGGCAGCGATATCCAGGACGTGAACTCGGGCAGCGCCAGGAACCTGGGGCTGGCCTGGATGCCCGCGCCGTAG
- a CDS encoding (2Fe-2S)-binding protein yields the protein MAAHQFILNGQTVSVEAPEDLSLLWVLRDVLGVTGPKYGCGVGVCGACTSHLDGEAFRPCIHPVGGLSGREVVTIEGLGAQGLHPVQQAWMDEDVAQCGFCQPGQVMAAVALLKKNAQPTDADIDAAMNDNVCRCGTYVRIRAAIKRAALLLRSGAGGG from the coding sequence ATGGCGGCACACCAGTTCATCCTCAATGGGCAGACGGTGTCGGTGGAGGCGCCCGAGGACCTGTCGCTGCTGTGGGTGCTGCGCGACGTGCTGGGCGTGACGGGCCCGAAGTACGGCTGCGGCGTGGGCGTATGCGGGGCGTGCACCAGCCACCTGGACGGCGAGGCCTTCCGCCCCTGTATCCACCCGGTGGGAGGGCTGTCTGGCCGCGAGGTGGTCACCATCGAGGGGCTGGGCGCCCAGGGCCTGCATCCCGTGCAGCAGGCGTGGATGGACGAGGACGTGGCCCAGTGCGGCTTCTGCCAGCCGGGGCAGGTCATGGCCGCAGTGGCGCTGCTCAAGAAGAACGCCCAGCCCACTGACGCGGACATCGACGCGGCGATGAACGACAACGTCTGCCGCTGCGGCACCTATGTCCGCATCCGCGCCGCCATCAAGCGCGCCGCCCTGCTGCTGCGAAGCGGCGCGGGCGGCGGGTGA
- a CDS encoding molybdopterin cofactor-binding domain-containing protein, producing MSHELRDVAIPIPTASFRSVFTSQVGVSNEVFVDELARELQVDPVALRRERLTSNRLKAVLDKVTTQGQWGRSLPPGVAQGVAVLEEWDSAIAHLIEVDVTGETPRVLRIVIAADVGLPINPKGIEAQLQGAAVDAMSTTLSAGIHIDAGAVREGSFADYHWMRMKHVPSDIQVHLVRSDDRVGGVGELGYPSAAAALTNAIARARGAMPTRFPILDEGV from the coding sequence GTGAGCCACGAGCTGCGCGACGTGGCGATTCCGATTCCCACCGCGTCGTTCCGCTCGGTGTTCACCAGCCAGGTGGGCGTGTCCAACGAAGTCTTCGTCGACGAGCTGGCCCGCGAGCTCCAGGTGGACCCCGTCGCGCTGCGACGCGAGCGGCTCACCTCGAATCGCCTCAAGGCGGTGCTGGACAAGGTCACCACGCAGGGACAGTGGGGCCGAAGCCTGCCACCCGGTGTCGCCCAGGGCGTCGCCGTCCTCGAGGAGTGGGACAGCGCCATCGCCCACCTCATCGAAGTGGACGTCACCGGAGAGACGCCCCGGGTGCTGCGCATCGTCATCGCCGCGGATGTCGGCCTGCCCATCAACCCCAAGGGCATCGAGGCCCAACTCCAGGGCGCGGCGGTGGACGCGATGTCCACCACGCTGAGCGCGGGAATCCACATCGACGCGGGCGCGGTGCGCGAGGGCAGCTTCGCGGACTATCACTGGATGCGCATGAAGCACGTCCCGTCCGACATCCAGGTGCACTTGGTCCGCTCGGATGACCGGGTGGGCGGCGTGGGGGAGCTCGGCTATCCCAGCGCGGCGGCGGCCCTGACCAACGCCATTGCCCGGGCGCGAGGCGCCATGCCCACCCGCTTTCCCATCCTTGACGAGGGAGTCTGA
- a CDS encoding molybdopterin cofactor-binding domain-containing protein, whose protein sequence is MASPTLMIAARLGLDVPEAEAAEPSEGATTALSLYLAVQDDGRVVTTLPRTEMGQGITTAVAMLVAEELDLALDKVDVRSADADPRWVIQLTGLSSTMRFLTGPLRAAAAEARARLITAAALRWRVLAHTLTTSHGVVSAPDGRQAGYGELAEDAARVLLPAVSTQPRPVSRFKLVGQPTGRIDARDIVTGAARYALDLDIPEALPTVVARPPTLRGTVQSVDDASARTMPGVVAVVPLGTGVAVVARTFGQALAARAALRITWTPGPASALSDADIQARLRDGIGPRPLPPLFTTRTLEGRFDFPYLAHAAMETQSCTARVQGEQAEVWLGAQDPKYAQREVARAGASLAGITAPPFPPWSSPTASVTPSPRWPARSCPRSPARSSSRSPRSSPTASDG, encoded by the coding sequence ATGGCCTCTCCCACGTTGATGATTGCCGCCCGGCTGGGGCTCGACGTGCCCGAGGCCGAGGCGGCGGAGCCCTCCGAAGGGGCGACCACGGCGCTGAGCCTCTATCTCGCCGTCCAGGACGATGGGCGCGTCGTCACCACCCTGCCTCGCACGGAGATGGGCCAGGGCATCACCACGGCCGTGGCCATGCTCGTCGCCGAGGAGCTCGACCTGGCGCTCGACAAGGTCGACGTGCGCAGCGCCGACGCGGACCCTCGCTGGGTCATCCAGCTCACCGGCCTGTCGTCGACGATGCGCTTCCTCACCGGCCCCCTGCGCGCCGCGGCGGCGGAGGCCCGAGCACGGCTGATCACCGCCGCGGCGCTGCGCTGGCGCGTCCTGGCCCACACCCTCACCACCTCGCACGGCGTGGTGAGCGCGCCCGACGGGCGGCAGGCCGGCTATGGTGAGCTGGCGGAGGACGCCGCTCGCGTGCTGCTCCCCGCCGTCTCCACCCAGCCCAGGCCCGTGAGCCGGTTCAAGCTGGTGGGCCAGCCCACCGGGCGCATCGACGCGAGGGACATCGTCACGGGCGCCGCGCGATATGCCCTGGACCTGGACATCCCCGAGGCGCTGCCGACGGTGGTGGCCCGCCCCCCCACGCTGCGCGGCACCGTCCAGTCGGTCGACGATGCCTCGGCGCGGACGATGCCCGGCGTGGTGGCGGTGGTGCCCCTGGGCACCGGCGTGGCGGTGGTGGCCCGGACCTTCGGACAGGCGCTCGCGGCGCGCGCGGCGCTGCGCATCACCTGGACGCCCGGCCCCGCCAGCGCGCTGTCGGACGCGGACATCCAGGCCCGCCTGCGCGACGGCATCGGCCCAAGGCCCCTGCCGCCGCTGTTCACCACCCGCACGCTGGAGGGACGCTTCGACTTTCCCTACCTGGCGCACGCGGCCATGGAGACGCAGAGCTGCACGGCCCGCGTGCAAGGTGAACAGGCGGAGGTCTGGCTGGGGGCGCAGGACCCCAAATACGCGCAGCGCGAGGTGGCCCGGGCGGGCGCGTCCTTGGCTGGAATCACCGCGCCGCCATTCCCACCGTGGAGTTCCCCCACGGCTTCGGTGACGCCCTCACCGCGCTGGCCGGCGAGGTCCTGCCCGAGGTCACCAGCGCGGTCTTCTTCGCGCTCTCCCAGAAGCTCCCCTACGGCTTCGGATGGGTGA
- a CDS encoding tyrosine-protein phosphatase → MRRELRLYRRIHVKKPKRVVQRGEVRWLRQVFPYSGLLERVRETQIDAVLVRASDDVQSISLDAFMCEGIRHMAYASVFAIAAALLSFLARMLQGAGLLLMWPAVSFLLVALAYAGAGPKVLGKRPDGRMQPVTVLMLLPYLLLTWGTWRLVRLLSRERPHDRVVPDVVVGRRLLPGELPEGVTVVLDLTAEFIEPDGIRGACRYVSLPILDASTLPAEEVAPVLLELATIPGPIYVHCAQGHGRTGMIAAALLVARGDAPDEREALAMIQRVRPAVRTSTAQQRALAELAAALRRASAT, encoded by the coding sequence GTGCGCCGCGAGCTGCGCCTTTATCGTCGTATCCACGTCAAGAAGCCGAAGCGGGTTGTGCAGCGCGGTGAAGTTCGATGGCTGCGTCAGGTGTTTCCGTACTCCGGCCTCCTGGAGCGCGTCCGCGAGACGCAGATAGACGCGGTCCTCGTGCGCGCGAGTGATGACGTGCAGTCTATTTCCCTCGACGCCTTCATGTGCGAGGGTATCCGCCACATGGCCTACGCGTCTGTCTTCGCCATCGCGGCAGCACTCCTGTCCTTCCTGGCGAGGATGCTCCAAGGGGCCGGACTGTTGCTGATGTGGCCTGCGGTGAGCTTCCTCCTCGTGGCACTCGCCTATGCAGGGGCCGGCCCGAAGGTTCTCGGAAAGCGCCCGGATGGTCGGATGCAGCCCGTCACGGTACTCATGCTCCTGCCGTACCTGCTGCTCACGTGGGGTACCTGGCGCCTGGTCAGGCTCCTCTCAAGAGAGAGGCCGCACGACAGGGTGGTGCCGGACGTCGTGGTTGGACGCAGGCTGCTGCCTGGCGAGCTGCCCGAGGGCGTCACCGTCGTGCTCGACCTGACCGCCGAGTTCATCGAGCCGGACGGGATACGCGGAGCGTGCCGATATGTGTCGCTGCCCATTCTGGACGCCTCGACGCTCCCAGCCGAAGAAGTGGCACCGGTCCTCCTCGAACTGGCGACCATCCCCGGTCCCATCTACGTCCATTGCGCACAGGGGCATGGACGCACCGGCATGATTGCGGCCGCGCTCCTCGTCGCCCGAGGCGACGCTCCAGACGAACGGGAAGCCCTCGCGATGATTCAGCGCGTGCGCCCCGCGGTCCGGACATCCACCGCACAGCAGCGCGCGCTCGCGGAGCTGGCGGCTGCACTTCGACGTGCCTCTGCGACATGA